The following are encoded together in the Nocardioides thalensis genome:
- a CDS encoding MCE family protein, whose amino-acid sequence MTAVLSQIWRRIDRRIVIVLVVALAAALLVNVFRSPAETKTVTAYFPRAVSVFEGTDVRILGVNVGQVTSVIPEGDAVRVEMEYDAEHDLPADAKAVIVTPTLVADRFVQLTPVYEGGQVLADGAEIELPDTGVPVELDRIYGSLQQLTIALGPNGVNKDGSLDNLLASTRKALDGQGARGNEMIRELSAAAETFGDGAGPLFEAVTHLAEFTGTLAKSDKVVRAFMADLAGVSDVLADESDELQQAVAAVASAVGSVKSFVGDNRDALVAGIRKLTTVTSTIMSEKENLRKALAIAPMAMDTLHLGFDHQTGTQNSRVGIGGNVWSADSLLCGFVQQHPAMPQKLKDVTCELLRQLLGQALDQLPWLPPEYGSYIPEFPGVSSNRTSPAVPEFEDTKHGIKVPQPPQVTYVTPEDPSLADMMGGGA is encoded by the coding sequence GCGGCGCTGCTGGTCAACGTGTTCCGCTCGCCTGCCGAGACCAAGACCGTCACCGCCTACTTCCCGCGCGCGGTGAGTGTCTTCGAGGGCACCGACGTGCGCATCCTCGGTGTCAACGTCGGGCAGGTCACCTCGGTGATCCCCGAGGGCGACGCGGTCCGCGTCGAGATGGAGTACGACGCCGAGCACGACCTGCCTGCCGATGCCAAGGCCGTGATCGTCACCCCGACGCTGGTGGCCGACCGCTTCGTCCAGCTCACGCCGGTCTACGAGGGCGGGCAGGTGCTCGCCGACGGCGCCGAGATCGAGCTCCCGGACACCGGGGTGCCGGTCGAGCTCGACCGCATCTACGGCAGCCTCCAGCAGCTGACGATCGCGCTCGGCCCCAACGGCGTCAACAAGGACGGCTCGCTCGACAACCTGCTCGCCTCCACGCGGAAGGCCCTCGACGGTCAGGGGGCGCGCGGCAATGAGATGATCCGCGAGCTGTCCGCGGCCGCGGAGACGTTCGGTGACGGCGCCGGCCCCCTGTTCGAGGCGGTGACCCACCTGGCCGAGTTCACCGGCACCCTCGCGAAGAGCGACAAGGTCGTCCGCGCGTTCATGGCCGACCTCGCGGGCGTCTCCGACGTCCTCGCCGACGAGAGCGACGAGCTCCAGCAGGCGGTCGCCGCGGTCGCCAGCGCGGTCGGCAGCGTCAAGAGCTTCGTCGGCGACAACCGCGACGCGCTCGTGGCCGGCATCCGCAAGCTGACCACGGTGACGTCGACGATCATGTCCGAAAAGGAGAACCTCCGGAAGGCGCTCGCCATCGCCCCGATGGCGATGGACACCCTGCACCTCGGGTTCGACCACCAGACCGGGACCCAGAACTCCCGGGTCGGCATCGGCGGCAACGTCTGGAGCGCCGACTCGCTGCTGTGCGGCTTCGTCCAGCAGCACCCGGCGATGCCGCAGAAGCTGAAGGACGTCACCTGCGAGCTGCTGCGCCAGCTCCTCGGCCAGGCGCTCGACCAGCTGCCGTGGCTGCCGCCGGAGTACGGCAGCTACATCCCGGAGTTCCCGGGTGTGAGCAGCAACCGGACCAGCCCCGCGGTGCCCGAGTTCGAGGACACCAAGCACGGCATCAAGGTCCCGCAGCCGCCCCAGGTCACCTACGTGACGCCCGAGGACCCGTCGCTCGCGGACATGATGGGAGGTGGCGCGTGA